One Nostoc sp. UHCC 0302 DNA window includes the following coding sequences:
- a CDS encoding site-specific integrase: protein MHNQGKDKYQQAFADLEPVSSTDGSFLGSSLQAQQQREHMRTKVLLELEKVNLRLKSAKAKVTIRESHGSLQLRATLPIKPGDKDKNGTGRKQYNISLNIPANLDGLKTAEEEAYELGKLIARKTFEWNDKYLGNEAVRKDFKTIGELLEDFEEEYFKTHKRTTKSEHTFFYYFSRTKRFTNTQDLATADNLINSIEQIDKEWSQYNAARAISAFCITFKIDIDLSKYSKMPENNSRNIPTDAEISEGISKFEDYLNNRGNQVNENVRDSWQLWRWTYGMLAVFGLRPRELFINPDIDWWLSEENVDFTWKVHKDCKTGERQALPLHKQWISEFDLRNPKYLEMLATAISKKDNTNHAEITALTQRVSWWFRKIGLDFKPYDLRHAWAIRAHLLGIPIKAAADNLGHSVQVHTQTYQRWFSLDMRKLAMNQAVTKRNEIEFIREENAKLRMENDKLKMEIEKLKMELVYKRS from the coding sequence ATGCATAACCAGGGTAAAGACAAGTATCAGCAAGCATTTGCAGACTTAGAGCCTGTTTCATCTACCGATGGCAGTTTTCTTGGCTCAAGTCTGCAAGCACAGCAGCAAAGAGAACACATGAGAACGAAAGTATTACTAGAATTAGAGAAAGTAAATCTGCGTTTGAAGTCTGCAAAGGCAAAGGTCACAATTAGGGAATCGCATGGCAGTTTGCAGTTACGTGCTACGTTACCGATTAAACCGGGAGATAAGGACAAAAACGGCACTGGGAGAAAGCAATATAATATCAGTTTGAATATTCCGGCTAATTTGGATGGGTTAAAGACAGCTGAGGAAGAAGCTTATGAATTAGGCAAGTTAATCGCGCGTAAAACCTTTGAATGGAATGATAAATATTTAGGTAATGAGGCAGTTAGAAAAGATTTTAAAACAATAGGCGAATTACTCGAAGATTTTGAAGAAGAGTATTTTAAAACTCATAAACGCACTACCAAAAGTGAGCATACTTTTTTTTATTATTTTTCCCGAACCAAGCGATTTACTAATACTCAAGATTTAGCAACTGCTGATAATTTAATAAATTCAATTGAACAAATCGATAAAGAATGGTCTCAATATAATGCAGCTAGGGCTATATCTGCATTTTGCATAACATTCAAAATTGATATTGATTTATCTAAATATTCCAAGATGCCGGAGAATAATTCTCGGAATATACCAACCGATGCAGAAATATCTGAGGGAATTAGCAAGTTTGAAGATTATCTAAATAACCGAGGTAATCAAGTTAATGAAAATGTCAGAGATAGTTGGCAGCTTTGGCGCTGGACTTATGGAATGTTAGCAGTTTTTGGTTTACGTCCAAGGGAACTTTTTATTAATCCTGATATTGATTGGTGGCTGAGTGAAGAAAATGTAGATTTTACTTGGAAAGTCCATAAAGACTGTAAAACTGGAGAAAGGCAAGCTTTACCGTTGCATAAACAATGGATTTCAGAGTTTGATTTAAGAAATCCTAAATATTTAGAGATGTTGGCAACAGCAATTAGTAAGAAAGATAATACCAATCATGCGGAGATAACGGCATTAACACAGCGAGTTAGTTGGTGGTTTCGTAAAATTGGCTTAGATTTTAAGCCTTATGATTTACGCCATGCTTGGGCGATTCGGGCGCATCTGCTAGGGATTCCAATTAAAGCAGCGGCGGATAATTTGGGGCATAGTGTGCAAGTTCATACTCAAACTTATCAGCGTTGGTTTTCGCTTGATATGCGGAAGTTGGCAATGAATCAAGCTGTAACTAAGAGGAATGAAATTGAGTTTATTAGGGAGGAGAATGCTAAGTTGAGGATGGAAAATGATAAGTTAAAAATGGAGATCGAGAAGTTGAAGATGGAATTAGTTTATAAGCGGAGTTAA
- a CDS encoding nitrogenase molybdenum-iron protein subunit alpha has protein sequence MSQTLGCLKQLNHKKNYSGPYHGYDGFAIFARDMDLALNSPTWGLIGAPWNKKAEAKATAKATA, from the coding sequence TTGTCGCAAACATTAGGCTGTCTAAAGCAATTAAACCATAAAAAGAATTACTCCGGCCCTTATCACGGTTATGATGGCTTCGCTATCTTCGCTCGTGACATGGATTTGGCGCTCAACAGCCCAACCTGGGGATTAATCGGCGCTCCCTGGAACAAAAAAGCAGAAGCTAAAGCTACAGCCAAAGCTACCGCTTAA
- the nifK gene encoding nitrogenase molybdenum-iron protein subunit beta, whose amino-acid sequence MPQNPEKIQDHVELFHQPEYQQLFENKKQFENGHDPEEVKRVAEWTKSWDYREKNFAREALTVNPAKGCQPLGAIFAAVGFEGTLPFVQGSQGCVAYFRTHLTRHYKEPFSGVSSSMTEDAAVFGGLQNMIDGLANSYTLYKPKMIAVCTTCMAEVIGDDLQAFINNAKSAGSVPQDFPVPYAHTPSFVGSHITGYDNMMKGILSNLTAGQKKETSNGKINFIPGFDTYVGNNREIKRIASLFGFEYTILADNSDYLDSPNTGEFDMYPGGTKLEDAADSINGKATIALQAHSTAKTREYIEKEWKQPTVVSRPWGIKGTDEFLMKLSELSGIPIPEELEIERGRAVDAMTDSHSWVHGKRFAIYGEPDLVYSVVGFMLELGAEPVHILVHNTNEVFEAELRELLASSPFGQNATIWGGKDLWHLRSLLFTEPVDFLIGNSYGKYLWRDTKIPLVRIGYPIMDRHHYHRYSTIGYQGVINLLNWVVNTLFEEIDRNTNIPSKTDISYDLIR is encoded by the coding sequence ATGCCTCAGAATCCAGAAAAGATTCAAGACCACGTAGAGCTATTCCACCAACCGGAATACCAACAATTATTCGAGAACAAAAAGCAGTTTGAAAACGGCCACGACCCTGAAGAAGTAAAACGGGTTGCAGAATGGACAAAGAGCTGGGATTATCGTGAAAAGAACTTCGCTCGTGAAGCTTTAACCGTTAACCCTGCTAAAGGTTGCCAACCTTTAGGCGCAATCTTTGCTGCTGTTGGTTTTGAAGGCACTCTTCCCTTTGTACAAGGTTCCCAAGGTTGCGTTGCTTATTTCCGCACCCACTTAACCCGTCACTACAAAGAACCATTCTCTGGTGTATCTTCTTCAATGACTGAAGATGCAGCGGTGTTCGGTGGTCTGCAAAACATGATTGATGGCTTGGCAAACTCCTACACTCTTTACAAGCCCAAGATGATTGCCGTCTGCACCACCTGTATGGCAGAGGTAATTGGTGATGACTTGCAAGCGTTCATTAACAACGCTAAGAGTGCAGGTTCAGTTCCCCAAGATTTCCCAGTTCCTTACGCTCACACCCCCAGTTTTGTTGGTTCCCACATCACTGGTTACGATAACATGATGAAGGGAATTCTTTCTAACCTGACAGCAGGTCAGAAGAAAGAAACCAGCAACGGCAAAATCAACTTCATCCCAGGTTTTGACACCTACGTAGGCAATAACCGGGAAATCAAGCGGATTGCTTCTTTGTTCGGTTTTGAATACACCATTCTAGCTGACAACAGTGACTACTTGGATTCACCTAACACAGGTGAGTTCGATATGTATCCAGGTGGTACAAAACTGGAAGATGCAGCAGACTCAATTAATGGTAAAGCTACAATTGCTCTGCAAGCACACTCAACCGCTAAAACCCGCGAGTACATTGAAAAAGAGTGGAAGCAACCAACTGTAGTTTCCCGTCCTTGGGGTATCAAGGGTACTGATGAGTTCTTGATGAAACTCAGCGAACTAAGTGGTATACCAATTCCTGAAGAATTGGAAATTGAACGCGGTCGCGCAGTTGATGCAATGACTGACTCCCACTCTTGGGTTCACGGCAAGCGCTTTGCTATCTATGGCGAACCAGATTTAGTATACAGCGTAGTTGGCTTTATGCTGGAATTGGGTGCTGAACCTGTGCATATTCTGGTTCACAACACCAACGAAGTATTTGAAGCAGAACTCAGAGAATTGCTAGCTTCTAGTCCTTTTGGACAGAACGCAACCATCTGGGGTGGTAAAGACCTATGGCATCTGCGTTCTTTATTGTTCACAGAACCTGTAGATTTCTTGATTGGTAACTCTTACGGTAAGTACCTGTGGCGCGATACCAAGATTCCCCTCGTGAGAATCGGCTATCCCATCATGGATCGTCACCACTACCACCGTTATAGCACCATCGGTTACCAAGGTGTAATTAATCTCCTCAACTGGGTTGTAAATACCCTGTTTGAAGAAATCGATCGCAACACCAACATTCCATCCAAGACCGATATTTCTTACGACTTGATTCGTTAG
- a CDS encoding Mo-dependent nitrogenase C-terminal domain-containing protein, whose protein sequence is METINHTHNHTHTHPQPNYHPPNYKKPGKLSNLLNPLRRFVDGIQVKNNRIAHLICQTIPCCCPFERKINLFGRTLDIPPLCKLNPLYDEFVGLRFRALSYLSDVCGEDVTKYIC, encoded by the coding sequence ATGGAAACTATCAACCACACCCACAATCATACTCATACTCATCCTCAGCCTAATTACCATCCACCTAACTACAAAAAACCAGGAAAACTTAGCAATCTCCTCAATCCTTTACGTCGTTTTGTGGACGGAATTCAGGTTAAAAATAATCGTATCGCTCATCTAATTTGCCAAACAATTCCTTGTTGTTGTCCTTTTGAGCGAAAAATTAATTTATTTGGGCGGACTTTGGATATTCCACCGCTGTGTAAACTCAATCCTTTATATGACGAATTTGTAGGATTGCGTTTCCGAGCTTTATCTTATCTCTCCGATGTATGTGGAGAGGATGTTACAAAATACATTTGTTAG
- the nifE gene encoding nitrogenase iron-molybdenum cofactor biosynthesis protein NifE, protein MKITQGKVNELLSESGCEHNQHKAEKKNKSCTQQAQPGAAQGGCAFDGAMIALVPIADAAHLVHGPIACAGNSWGSRGSLSSGPQLYKMGFTTDLTENDVIFGGEKKLYKAILEVKERYQPAAVFVYATCVTALIGDDIDAVCKAAAEKIGTPVIPVIAPGFIGSKNLGNRFGGEALLEYVVGTAEPEQTTPYDINLIGEYNIAGEMWGVTPLLEKLGIRILSKITGDARYDEIRYAHRAKLNVMICSRALLNMARKMEERYGIPYIEESFYGIDDMNRCLRNIAAKLGDADLQERTEKLIAEETAALDLALAPYRARLKGKRVVLYTGGVKSWSIISAAKDLGIEVVATSTRKSTEEDKAKIKKLIGNDGIMLEKGNAQELLQLVKDTRADMLIAGGRNQYTALKARIPFLDINQERHHPYAGYVGMIEMARELYEALYSPIWEQIRKPAPWDEEVV, encoded by the coding sequence ATGAAAATCACCCAAGGCAAAGTTAACGAGCTGCTTAGTGAGTCAGGATGCGAACATAACCAGCATAAAGCAGAAAAGAAAAATAAGTCTTGTACGCAACAAGCACAACCAGGAGCAGCTCAAGGGGGCTGTGCCTTTGATGGTGCAATGATTGCCCTAGTGCCAATTGCCGATGCTGCCCATTTAGTTCACGGGCCGATCGCCTGTGCTGGCAATTCTTGGGGTAGTCGTGGTAGTCTCTCCTCTGGCCCCCAACTTTATAAGATGGGTTTTACCACTGACTTGACCGAAAATGATGTGATTTTCGGTGGCGAGAAAAAGCTCTACAAAGCAATTCTGGAAGTCAAAGAACGCTATCAACCAGCGGCGGTGTTTGTCTACGCTACCTGCGTGACTGCTCTAATTGGCGATGATATTGATGCTGTTTGCAAAGCTGCTGCTGAGAAAATTGGTACTCCTGTGATCCCAGTCATTGCTCCCGGATTTATTGGTAGCAAAAACCTGGGTAACCGTTTTGGCGGTGAAGCTTTGCTGGAATATGTCGTTGGAACAGCAGAACCGGAACAAACAACGCCCTATGATATTAACTTAATCGGCGAGTACAATATCGCCGGGGAAATGTGGGGAGTAACGCCGCTGTTAGAAAAATTGGGCATCCGCATCTTATCTAAAATCACGGGCGATGCTCGTTATGATGAAATTCGCTACGCGCACCGTGCCAAACTCAATGTGATGATCTGCTCGCGAGCGCTGCTCAATATGGCGAGAAAGATGGAGGAGCGTTACGGCATTCCTTATATTGAAGAGTCTTTCTACGGCATTGATGACATGAACCGCTGTCTGCGAAACATCGCTGCGAAGTTGGGCGACGCTGACTTGCAAGAGCGTACAGAAAAGCTGATTGCTGAAGAAACTGCTGCTCTGGATTTGGCTCTGGCTCCCTATCGCGCTAGACTCAAAGGTAAGCGAGTTGTTTTGTATACTGGTGGTGTCAAGAGTTGGTCGATTATCTCGGCGGCTAAAGACTTAGGCATTGAAGTTGTTGCTACCAGTACAAGAAAAAGTACTGAAGAAGATAAAGCCAAAATCAAGAAGTTGATCGGCAACGATGGCATCATGTTGGAAAAGGGCAACGCTCAAGAATTGCTACAGTTGGTTAAAGATACTCGCGCAGATATGCTGATTGCTGGTGGTCGTAACCAATACACTGCTCTAAAAGCGCGGATTCCTTTCCTGGACATCAACCAAGAACGTCACCATCCTTATGCAGGCTATGTAGGGATGATCGAGATGGCACGAGAATTGTATGAAGCTCTTTATAGCCCGATTTGGGAACAAATCCGTAAGCCGGCTCCTTGGGATGAGGAGGTAGTTTAA
- the nifN gene encoding nitrogenase iron-molybdenum cofactor biosynthesis protein NifN has translation MAIVNVPNKSLAVNPLKQSQALGATLAFLGLKGTMPLFHGSQGCTAFAKVVLVRHFREAIPLATTAMTEVTTILGGEENVEQAILTLVEKANPEIIGLCTTGLTETRGDDIEGFLKEIRDRHPELNHLAIVFAPTPDFKGALQDGFAVAVESIVKEIPRPGGIKTEQVTILAGSAFTPGDVQEIKEMVTAFGMVPIFVPDLGASLDGHLEDAYSAVTVSGTTLKQLKEVGCSAFTLALGESMRGAAKILEERFNTPYEVFGELTGLEPVDEFLQALAILSGNSVPEKYRRQRRQLQDAMLDTHFYFGAKRVSLALEPDLLWSTVHFLQSMGSQIHAVVTTTRSPLLEKLPVKSVTIGDLEDFESLAGGSDLLIGNSNLGAIAKRLSVPLYRLGLPIYDRLGNGQFTKVGYRGTMELLFGIGNLFLEAEEARVKHLQEIGIVSAEF, from the coding sequence ATGGCGATCGTGAATGTTCCGAACAAATCACTTGCAGTTAATCCCCTCAAACAAAGTCAAGCTTTGGGTGCAACCTTAGCCTTTTTGGGATTGAAAGGGACGATGCCCCTATTCCACGGTTCTCAAGGTTGTACTGCTTTCGCTAAAGTTGTGCTGGTGCGGCATTTCCGGGAAGCAATTCCTCTGGCTACAACAGCGATGACGGAAGTCACTACTATCTTGGGTGGTGAAGAGAATGTGGAACAGGCAATTCTCACCCTAGTAGAAAAGGCTAACCCAGAAATTATTGGTTTATGCACCACGGGTTTGACGGAAACTAGAGGAGATGACATCGAGGGTTTCCTTAAAGAAATTCGCGATCGCCATCCCGAACTAAATCACTTAGCGATCGTTTTTGCACCCACCCCAGATTTTAAAGGTGCGTTACAAGACGGTTTTGCTGTTGCTGTCGAGAGCATAGTTAAGGAAATCCCTCGACCAGGTGGAATCAAAACTGAACAAGTGACGATTTTGGCAGGTTCTGCCTTCACACCAGGAGATGTCCAGGAAATCAAAGAGATGGTTACCGCCTTTGGAATGGTTCCAATCTTTGTACCTGATCTTGGTGCTTCTCTTGATGGACACTTGGAAGATGCTTATAGTGCCGTGACAGTCAGCGGCACAACTCTAAAGCAGCTAAAAGAAGTAGGTTGTTCTGCCTTCACCCTAGCATTGGGCGAGAGTATGCGGGGTGCTGCCAAAATTCTAGAAGAGCGATTTAACACACCTTATGAGGTGTTTGGCGAACTGACTGGATTAGAGCCAGTAGACGAGTTTCTACAAGCATTGGCGATTCTGAGCGGTAACAGTGTACCGGAAAAATACCGCCGCCAACGTCGTCAGTTGCAAGATGCAATGCTAGATACTCACTTTTACTTCGGTGCAAAGCGAGTTTCTTTAGCATTAGAACCAGACTTGTTGTGGTCAACAGTGCATTTCTTGCAATCGATGGGAAGCCAGATTCATGCTGTGGTGACAACCACGCGATCGCCTCTACTCGAAAAACTCCCAGTTAAAAGCGTCACTATTGGCGATTTGGAAGACTTTGAGAGTCTAGCAGGCGGTTCTGACTTGCTGATTGGTAACTCAAATTTAGGTGCGATCGCCAAACGCCTTTCTGTTCCTCTGTATCGTCTCGGTCTGCCGATTTATGACCGTTTAGGTAATGGTCAGTTTACCAAAGTGGGCTATCGAGGCACAATGGAGCTGTTGTTTGGTATTGGCAACCTCTTTTTAGAGGCTGAAGAAGCAAGAGTTAAGCATTTACAAGAAATAGGAATTGTGAGTGCAGAATTTTGA
- the nifX gene encoding nitrogen fixation protein NifX: MKIAFTTSDRVHINAHFGWARMIDVYEISDEGYHFVETLNFEGDLKEDGNEDKITPKLDAIVDCTIVYVTAIGGSAAARLIKKGVTPVKARSEEEEITEVLNKLVQTLKGNPPPWLRKALQQKPSNFADEVENEATV; the protein is encoded by the coding sequence ATGAAAATTGCCTTTACGACTAGTGACAGAGTTCATATTAATGCTCACTTCGGATGGGCAAGAATGATTGATGTTTACGAAATTTCTGATGAGGGATATCACTTCGTAGAAACTCTCAATTTTGAAGGTGACCTCAAAGAAGATGGTAATGAGGATAAAATCACCCCAAAACTTGACGCGATCGTTGACTGTACGATTGTTTACGTAACAGCAATTGGCGGGAGTGCTGCGGCTCGTCTAATTAAGAAAGGTGTCACTCCAGTTAAGGCGCGATCGGAAGAGGAAGAAATTACTGAAGTACTAAATAAGTTAGTGCAAACTCTCAAAGGTAATCCTCCACCTTGGTTGCGTAAAGCTTTACAGCAAAAACCCTCGAACTTTGCCGATGAAGTTGAAAATGAAGCAACGGTATGA
- a CDS encoding NifX-associated nitrogen fixation protein: MTTNNSVNGTATTEVLNSPFLKVLVKQIRGQDTYGVYRSWSDELILKPFVVTKQKKREISVEGEVDPITQARIMAFFRAVAAAIEQETGLISQVVVDLSHEGFGWALVFSGRLLLAVKTLRDAHRFGFDSLDKLAEEGENYIHKGIDLAKRFPEVGKL; this comes from the coding sequence ATGACCACAAATAATAGTGTTAACGGAACTGCTACAACCGAAGTTTTGAACTCACCTTTCCTTAAGGTATTAGTCAAACAAATCCGGGGTCAAGATACTTATGGAGTTTACCGGAGTTGGTCGGACGAATTAATTCTTAAACCCTTTGTCGTCACCAAACAAAAGAAACGTGAAATTTCCGTTGAGGGTGAAGTCGATCCGATTACTCAAGCACGGATTATGGCATTTTTTAGAGCTGTAGCCGCTGCTATTGAACAGGAGACAGGTCTAATCTCCCAAGTTGTAGTTGATTTGAGCCATGAAGGATTTGGCTGGGCGCTAGTTTTTTCTGGTCGTCTTTTGCTAGCTGTGAAAACTTTGCGAGATGCTCATCGCTTTGGCTTTGACTCGCTGGATAAATTAGCAGAAGAGGGAGAAAACTACATCCACAAAGGAATTGATTTAGCGAAGCGCTTCCCCGAAGTTGGCAAACTATAA
- a CDS encoding CCE_0567 family metalloprotein, which yields MVQAKETSIEELKGQIRRLNSKAGQMKMDLHDLAEGLPTDYQQLMDVAAATYEIYHQLDELKQQLKKLESAK from the coding sequence ATGGTGCAAGCGAAAGAAACAAGTATTGAAGAACTCAAAGGCCAAATTAGACGCCTCAACAGCAAAGCAGGCCAAATGAAAATGGATCTGCATGATTTAGCAGAAGGCCTGCCAACAGATTATCAACAACTCATGGATGTTGCAGCTGCTACTTATGAAATCTATCACCAGTTAGATGAACTTAAGCAACAGCTGAAAAAATTGGAGAGTGCTAAATGA
- the nifW gene encoding nitrogenase-stabilizing/protective protein NifW — MTGTIEEFKHLVDAEEFFKFFNLPYDQQFVNVNRLHILKKFSQYMKEIDDNSPNLSPEERLNEYCVALQKAYQVFIESTPHEQKLFKVFNDKPKNVVTLTEITSD, encoded by the coding sequence ATGACTGGAACTATTGAAGAATTCAAACATCTCGTAGATGCAGAAGAATTTTTTAAATTTTTTAATCTGCCCTACGACCAACAATTTGTGAATGTGAATCGTCTACATATATTGAAAAAGTTTTCTCAATATATGAAAGAAATTGATGATAATTCTCCTAATTTGAGTCCAGAAGAAAGACTCAATGAATATTGTGTGGCTTTGCAAAAAGCTTATCAAGTATTTATTGAATCAACACCCCACGAACAAAAGCTGTTCAAGGTGTTTAACGACAAGCCGAAAAATGTAGTCACACTGACAGAAATCACTTCTGATTAG
- a CDS encoding HesA/MoeB/ThiF family protein codes for MVNLTPTELERYRRQMMLPNFGEAAQKRLKSATVLVTGVGGLGGTAALYLAVAGVGRLILVRGGDLRLDDMNRQVLMTDDWVGKPRVFKAKETLDAINPDVQVEAVHEYITPENVDALVQSADMALDCAHNFTERNLLNEACVRWRKPMVEAAMDGMEAYLTTIIPGVTPCLSCLFPEKPDWDRRGFSVVGAVSGTLACLTALEAIKLITGFSQPLLSQLLTIDLSRMEFAKRRSYRDRSCPVCGNNAPWRYGQSNSVEATTIAQNS; via the coding sequence TTGGTAAACCTGACGCCTACCGAATTAGAACGCTATCGTCGCCAAATGATGCTCCCGAATTTTGGCGAAGCAGCACAGAAGCGCCTGAAGTCAGCGACAGTTCTGGTTACAGGTGTGGGGGGATTAGGCGGTACGGCGGCGCTTTACTTAGCAGTAGCGGGCGTTGGGCGGCTAATCCTAGTCCGGGGTGGTGACTTACGGCTGGATGATATGAATCGTCAGGTTTTGATGACGGACGATTGGGTAGGTAAGCCAAGGGTATTCAAAGCTAAAGAAACTCTGGACGCTATTAACCCTGATGTCCAAGTGGAAGCAGTTCATGAATATATCACCCCGGAAAATGTCGATGCGTTAGTGCAATCTGCTGATATGGCTCTGGATTGCGCTCACAATTTTACCGAGCGCAATCTGTTGAATGAAGCTTGTGTGCGCTGGCGTAAGCCAATGGTGGAAGCTGCAATGGACGGGATGGAAGCTTACCTAACTACGATTATTCCTGGTGTGACTCCTTGTTTGTCTTGTCTGTTTCCTGAAAAGCCTGATTGGGATCGGCGCGGTTTTTCAGTTGTAGGTGCTGTTTCTGGGACACTGGCTTGTCTAACAGCGCTAGAGGCTATCAAGTTGATCACTGGGTTTAGTCAGCCTCTATTATCGCAATTGCTGACCATTGACTTAAGCCGGATGGAATTTGCCAAGCGCCGATCTTATCGCGATCGCTCTTGTCCAGTATGCGGTAACAATGCACCTTGGAGATACGGGCAATCTAATTCAGTGGAAGCCACCACCATTGCACAAAATAGCTAA
- a CDS encoding iron-sulfur cluster assembly accessory protein, translated as MTVTLSEKAEFHLRAFLRGSAPDADGATKGVRISVKDGGCSGYEYAIDITSKPQPDDVVIQQGKVLVYVDAKSAPLLDGVVVDFVEGVMESGFKFINPNATDTCGCGKSFKTGDCTPDAVPCS; from the coding sequence ATGACTGTTACTTTATCAGAAAAAGCAGAATTTCATTTGCGGGCGTTCTTACGAGGTTCTGCTCCCGATGCTGATGGCGCAACTAAAGGTGTCCGCATCTCTGTGAAAGATGGTGGTTGCAGCGGTTACGAGTATGCGATCGATATCACCAGCAAACCACAACCAGATGATGTCGTAATTCAGCAAGGCAAAGTGCTGGTTTACGTTGATGCCAAAAGTGCGCCTTTATTAGACGGAGTTGTGGTTGACTTCGTTGAAGGGGTAATGGAAAGCGGCTTTAAGTTCATTAACCCCAATGCTACTGATACTTGCGGTTGTGGAAAGTCCTTCAAAACAGGTGATTGCACGCCTGACGCTGTACCTTGTAGCTAA
- a CDS encoding 2Fe-2S iron-sulfur cluster-binding protein yields the protein MATYQVRLINKKQEIDTIIEVDEETTILDAALENDIDLPSSCQSGSCSSCVGKVVEGEVNQDDQIFLDDEQVSKGFALLCVTYPRSNCTIKTHQEPYLV from the coding sequence ATGGCTACCTACCAAGTTAGACTAATCAACAAAAAGCAAGAAATCGACACCATAATTGAAGTTGACGAAGAGACTACAATTTTAGACGCTGCACTCGAAAACGATATTGATTTGCCGTCCTCTTGTCAGTCAGGTTCTTGCTCTAGTTGTGTTGGCAAGGTTGTTGAGGGTGAAGTTAATCAAGATGATCAAATCTTCCTAGATGACGAACAGGTTTCTAAAGGATTTGCTTTACTTTGTGTAACCTATCCTCGTTCTAATTGCACAATTAAAACTCATCAAGAACCCTATCTCGTCTAG
- a CDS encoding molybdopterin-binding protein: MEISARNSLKGTVKKVVPGSVNTEITLELAPGVELVSIITKSSAEKLGLAEGKEAYAVIKSSDVIVAVD, translated from the coding sequence ATGGAAATTAGCGCTCGTAATTCTCTTAAGGGTACTGTGAAAAAAGTTGTACCTGGTTCAGTTAATACTGAGATAACTTTAGAATTAGCACCAGGAGTAGAGCTGGTGTCAATAATCACAAAATCATCAGCGGAAAAGCTGGGGCTTGCAGAAGGTAAAGAGGCTTATGCTGTGATCAAATCATCAGATGTCATCGTTGCTGTTGATTGA
- a CDS encoding ankyrin repeat domain-containing protein — translation MSQANRQDLSKLTTQWLLVQGYNPDDLNQPGHNGDTALMKATREGVYTVVKELIDAGADINARNNDRNNALWFACFGNHYDLINLLLAAKIDIDNQNDNGATVLMYAASAGKTEVVKLLLQHNPNLDLKNLDDYKAIDFASNLEVLRVLKNATK, via the coding sequence ATGAGTCAAGCAAACAGGCAAGATTTGAGTAAACTAACAACCCAATGGCTATTAGTACAAGGTTATAATCCTGATGATTTAAATCAGCCTGGGCATAATGGCGACACAGCTTTGATGAAAGCCACAAGAGAAGGAGTCTATACAGTCGTCAAAGAACTAATTGATGCTGGCGCGGATATCAATGCAAGAAATAACGATCGCAACAATGCTCTGTGGTTTGCTTGTTTTGGTAATCACTACGATTTAATTAATCTGCTACTTGCTGCCAAGATTGATATTGACAACCAAAATGATAATGGTGCAACTGTTTTAATGTATGCAGCATCAGCAGGTAAAACAGAAGTTGTAAAATTGCTTTTACAGCATAATCCTAACTTAGATTTAAAAAACTTAGACGACTATAAAGCAATAGATTTTGCTAGCAACCTAGAAGTTTTAAGGGTACTGAAAAATGCCACAAAGTAA